The following proteins are co-located in the Micromonospora coriariae genome:
- a CDS encoding 3-methyladenine DNA glycosylase produces MTAALAPAVLDVAAWQARRRAHEERVDAWLTPHLARRRRGERHPVADFLFTYYSHRPAQLRRWHPGAGVELRGADPADFGRDYRATTVGVTLDTDAVRARRGDSIGWIRSLLTATAGRTPHFGCFGMHEWAMVYRQTREELRHNAWPLRLDPERTAAIVEERGVRCSHFDAFRFFTPPARPLNVLTPTRETQHAHEQPGCLHANMDLYKWAYKLSPLLPSELVADCFELAREIRTLDMRASPYDLAALGHPPVLVETPEGRAEYAAAQRGFADRAAVLRVRLLAAVPA; encoded by the coding sequence GTGACCGCCGCCCTCGCCCCCGCCGTGCTCGACGTGGCGGCCTGGCAGGCCCGCCGCCGGGCCCACGAGGAGCGGGTGGACGCCTGGCTGACCCCGCACCTGGCCCGTCGGCGCCGCGGCGAGCGGCACCCGGTGGCCGACTTCCTCTTCACCTACTACTCGCACCGTCCGGCCCAGCTGCGTCGGTGGCATCCGGGCGCGGGGGTCGAGCTGCGCGGCGCGGATCCGGCCGATTTCGGCCGGGACTACCGCGCCACCACCGTCGGGGTCACCCTCGACACCGATGCGGTACGCGCGCGGCGCGGCGACTCGATCGGCTGGATCCGCTCGCTGCTGACGGCCACCGCCGGGCGGACGCCGCATTTCGGCTGCTTCGGGATGCACGAGTGGGCGATGGTCTACCGGCAGACCCGCGAGGAGCTGCGGCACAACGCCTGGCCGTTGCGGCTGGACCCGGAGCGGACCGCCGCGATCGTCGAGGAGCGGGGCGTACGGTGCAGCCACTTCGACGCGTTTCGCTTCTTCACGCCACCGGCCCGGCCGTTGAACGTGCTCACCCCGACCCGGGAGACCCAGCACGCGCACGAGCAGCCGGGCTGCCTGCACGCCAACATGGACCTCTACAAGTGGGCGTACAAGCTGTCGCCACTGCTGCCCTCGGAGCTCGTCGCGGACTGCTTCGAGCTGGCCCGGGAGATCCGCACCCTGGACATGCGGGCCTCCCCGTACGACCTGGCGGCGCTCGGTCATCCGCCGGTACTGGTGGAGACGCCGGAGGGCCGGGCGGAGTACGCCGCCGCGCAGCGCGGCTTCGCCGACCGGGCCGCCGTGCTACGCGTCCGGCTGCTCGCCGCCGTGCCAGCCTGA
- a CDS encoding aldo/keto reductase, which yields METRNLGTTGPTVAALGLGLMGMSDLYGTADEAESIATIHAALDAGLTLLDTGDFYGMGHNELLLREALRGRNRDDAVISVKFGALRDAEGGWNGVDVRPVAIKNFLAYTLRRLGTDHVDIYRPARLTPDVPVEDVVGTIAELVKAGHVRHIGLSEVNAETLRRAHAVHPITDLQIEYSLISRGPEAEVLPTARELGVGITAYGVLSRGLISGHWTAQRETAGTDFRSHLPRFAGANLDRNLALVDALRAIAEARGVTVAQIAIAWVLARGESIVPLIGARRRDRLTEALGAAAITLTEADLAAIETAVPAGAAAGARYDEAQMAHLDSERA from the coding sequence ATGGAAACCCGCAACCTCGGCACCACCGGCCCCACCGTCGCCGCGCTCGGGCTCGGCCTGATGGGCATGTCCGACCTCTACGGCACCGCCGACGAGGCCGAGAGCATCGCGACCATCCACGCCGCCCTGGACGCCGGTCTCACCCTGCTCGACACCGGCGACTTCTACGGCATGGGGCACAACGAGCTGCTGCTGCGCGAGGCGCTGCGCGGTCGCAACCGGGACGACGCCGTCATCAGCGTCAAGTTCGGCGCACTGCGCGACGCCGAGGGCGGCTGGAACGGCGTCGACGTCCGACCCGTCGCGATCAAGAACTTCCTGGCGTACACCCTGCGCCGGCTCGGCACCGACCACGTCGACATCTACCGCCCCGCCCGGCTCACCCCGGACGTGCCCGTCGAGGACGTGGTGGGCACCATCGCCGAGCTGGTCAAGGCCGGCCACGTCCGGCACATCGGCCTGTCCGAGGTGAACGCCGAGACGCTGCGCCGGGCGCACGCCGTGCACCCGATCACCGACCTCCAGATCGAGTACTCGCTGATCTCCCGCGGCCCCGAGGCCGAGGTCCTGCCGACGGCGCGTGAGCTGGGCGTTGGCATCACCGCCTACGGGGTGCTGTCCCGGGGCCTGATCAGCGGCCACTGGACGGCGCAGCGGGAGACCGCCGGCACCGACTTCCGCAGTCACCTGCCCCGGTTCGCCGGCGCCAACCTGGACCGCAACCTCGCCCTGGTGGACGCCCTGCGCGCCATCGCCGAGGCCCGCGGCGTCACCGTGGCGCAGATCGCCATCGCCTGGGTGCTCGCCCGGGGCGAGAGCATCGTGCCCCTGATCGGCGCCCGTCGTCGGGACCGGCTGACCGAGGCGCTGGGCGCGGCCGCGATCACCCTGACCGAGGCGGACCTGGCCGCGATCGAGACCGCCGTCCCGGCCGGCGCGGCCGCCGGCGCCCGCTACGACGAGGCGCAGATGGCGCACCTGGACAGCGAGCGGGCATGA
- a CDS encoding TetR/AcrR family transcriptional regulator, whose translation MDTLYGSAPLPVWERPEPQPRAAPVPLSRAKIAATAIRIADAHGLDGLSVRKIAKELGVGPMRLYDYVVNRSELLDLMVDAVYAQIAEAGQQSEWRSTLLAIAHRTRDAALDHEWFADLLGGRPHLGPHALAVGESTAAALSQAPGVRGIDDLQRALGVLNAFIVGALRREITERRTARSTGTDVSAWQAALGPYLTRMLETGRYPTVARLVIDGAHLNAEETFHHNLITILDGFTTRPHT comes from the coding sequence ATGGATACGCTGTACGGTAGCGCACCGCTGCCCGTCTGGGAACGGCCCGAGCCTCAACCGCGGGCGGCGCCGGTGCCACTGAGCCGCGCGAAGATCGCCGCCACGGCGATCCGGATCGCCGACGCACACGGCCTCGACGGGCTGTCGGTACGCAAGATCGCCAAAGAGCTCGGTGTCGGTCCGATGCGGCTCTACGACTACGTGGTCAACAGGTCCGAGCTGCTTGATCTGATGGTCGACGCCGTGTATGCCCAGATCGCCGAGGCCGGCCAGCAATCCGAGTGGCGCTCCACGCTACTGGCCATCGCTCACCGGACCCGCGATGCCGCTCTTGATCATGAGTGGTTCGCCGACCTGCTCGGCGGAAGGCCACACCTGGGACCGCACGCGCTCGCCGTGGGCGAATCGACCGCGGCAGCGCTCAGCCAGGCCCCTGGCGTGCGCGGCATCGACGATCTTCAGCGGGCCCTGGGCGTCCTCAACGCGTTCATCGTCGGAGCGCTCCGCAGGGAGATCACCGAGCGACGCACCGCCCGTTCCACCGGCACCGACGTGTCCGCCTGGCAGGCCGCCCTCGGGCCCTACCTGACACGCATGCTCGAAACAGGCCGCTACCCCACGGTTGCCCGGCTCGTCATCGACGGCGCCCACCTCAACGCCGAGGAGACCTTCCACCACAACCTGATCACCATCCTGGACGGCTTCACCACCCGTCCCCACACGTGA
- a CDS encoding flagellar basal body-associated FliL family protein — protein sequence MEISRSVWILAEVERPALSAMLAVGILVGCVVGAAYARARRGWDDYQKTKASVPGLRKLAWLLIRVAATKVGIVVLLLVGAVAYAAVGSDDETAGPAPSPSATQSEPPHR from the coding sequence ATGGAAATATCACGCTCGGTATGGATACTGGCTGAGGTGGAGCGTCCTGCACTGTCCGCCATGCTGGCTGTTGGAATCTTGGTCGGCTGCGTCGTTGGTGCCGCCTATGCCCGCGCCCGGCGAGGTTGGGACGATTATCAGAAGACCAAGGCGAGTGTTCCGGGGTTACGCAAGCTCGCCTGGTTGCTCATCCGGGTCGCCGCGACGAAGGTGGGCATCGTGGTGTTGCTGTTGGTCGGCGCGGTGGCGTACGCGGCGGTCGGCTCGGACGATGAGACCGCGGGCCCGGCGCCCAGCCCGTCGGCGACGCAGAGTGAACCACCGCACCGGTGA
- a CDS encoding TetR family transcriptional regulator encodes MSDATALTADRILDTAEEVLRRYGPAKATVLDVARALGVSHGSVYRHFASKTALREAVAERWLARVSTPLIEVATGPGPAPQRLRRWLAELSGTKRRMAREDPELFDNFHQLATLSEGAVANHLEVLAGQLSLIVADGVAAGEFSVPDPAVAGRALLQATARFHHPSHRTEWSEPGLDEDMAAVVALLVDGLRTRRES; translated from the coding sequence ATGAGCGACGCCACCGCCCTGACGGCAGACCGCATCCTCGACACCGCCGAGGAGGTGCTGCGCCGGTACGGCCCGGCCAAGGCCACAGTGCTGGACGTCGCCCGCGCGCTGGGCGTCAGCCACGGCAGTGTCTACCGGCACTTCGCCAGCAAGACCGCGCTGCGCGAGGCGGTCGCCGAACGCTGGCTGGCCCGGGTCTCCACCCCGCTGATCGAGGTGGCCACCGGCCCCGGCCCGGCCCCGCAGCGGCTGCGCCGGTGGCTCGCCGAGCTGAGCGGCACCAAGCGCCGGATGGCCCGCGAGGACCCGGAGCTGTTCGACAACTTCCACCAGCTCGCCACCCTCTCCGAGGGTGCGGTCGCCAACCACCTGGAGGTCCTCGCCGGCCAGCTCAGCCTGATCGTCGCCGACGGGGTGGCGGCTGGCGAGTTCAGCGTGCCCGACCCGGCGGTCGCCGGCCGGGCGCTGTTGCAGGCCACCGCCCGCTTCCACCACCCGTCCCACCGCACCGAGTGGAGCGAGCCGGGCCTCGACGAGGACATGGCGGCGGTGGTCGCGCTGCTCGTCGACGGCCTGCGTACCCGCCGGGAAAGCTGA
- a CDS encoding FAD-dependent oxidoreductase gives MMLRFAIAGGGLGGLTLARILHRHDIDAVVYEREASRSARAQGGMLDLHPESGQQALDDAGLTGRFRSEARPEGEEHRILDPAGRTLVHHTPQPGSFSGRPEIDRSALRDLLLDSLPGDAVAWQHRLVAATPRPDGGFGLTFDGGHRADCDVLIGADGARSVVRSLLTDTRLSSVATLVELSISDPDRRHPDLAELVGPGNLWCIGVNQILAAQRLGDGSIRVGISLPPDARHMDAYRSKRALLDMFDGWAPGLTALIEAGGPPNPRRIEAMPTGTRWAHRPGITLIGDAAHLMPPVGEGANQAMLDAAELAAEIAANPTDPDSAIQNYEEAMFARIHPIAEMSARVQAMMLSSSAADQVVRFFTPRPTESASAD, from the coding sequence ATGATGTTGCGATTTGCGATCGCCGGTGGTGGCCTCGGCGGCCTGACACTGGCTCGAATCCTGCACCGGCACGACATCGACGCGGTCGTGTACGAACGCGAGGCGAGCCGATCCGCGCGAGCACAGGGCGGAATGCTCGACCTGCACCCGGAGTCCGGGCAGCAGGCCCTGGACGATGCGGGCCTCACCGGCCGGTTCCGGTCCGAGGCGCGGCCCGAGGGCGAGGAGCATCGCATCCTCGACCCGGCCGGACGCACCCTCGTGCACCACACGCCACAACCCGGCTCATTCTCCGGACGCCCCGAGATCGACCGCAGCGCACTGCGTGACCTGCTGCTCGATTCGCTCCCCGGCGACGCGGTCGCGTGGCAGCACCGGCTCGTCGCGGCGACGCCACGACCCGACGGAGGGTTCGGGCTGACCTTCGACGGCGGTCACCGCGCCGACTGCGACGTCCTCATCGGCGCGGACGGTGCACGCTCGGTCGTCCGGTCGCTGCTGACCGACACGAGACTCTCCTCCGTGGCCACCTTGGTGGAGCTGAGCATCAGCGACCCGGACCGGCGTCACCCGGATCTCGCCGAGCTGGTCGGCCCCGGGAACCTCTGGTGCATCGGTGTGAACCAGATCCTGGCGGCGCAACGCCTCGGCGATGGCAGCATCCGGGTGGGGATCTCCCTGCCCCCGGACGCTCGCCACATGGACGCCTACCGCAGCAAGCGCGCTCTGCTCGACATGTTCGACGGCTGGGCCCCCGGCCTCACCGCGCTCATCGAGGCCGGCGGTCCGCCGAACCCACGCAGGATCGAGGCGATGCCCACCGGTACACGCTGGGCCCACCGACCGGGCATCACCCTCATCGGTGACGCCGCGCACCTCATGCCGCCGGTCGGCGAGGGCGCCAACCAGGCCATGCTCGACGCCGCCGAACTCGCCGCCGAAATCGCCGCCAACCCCACCGACCCCGACTCGGCGATCCAGAACTACGAGGAGGCGATGTTCGCCAGAATCCACCCGATCGCCGAGATGTCCGCACGGGTCCAGGCAATGATGCTGTCCTCCAGCGCAGCCGACCAGGTCGTTCGCTTCTTCACCCCACGGCCCACCGAGTCGGCATCCGCGGACTGA
- a CDS encoding VWA domain-containing protein, with protein sequence MIWQSPLRLWLLLGVLALVVAYLLMQRRRSRYAVRFTNLRLLDRVAPERPAWRRHVPAGLFLAMLALLVVGFARPTAEVQVPRERATVMVAVDVSTSMLATDVDPDRLTAAKQAARRFVDGLPEEFNVGLVAFAGSAAVLVPPGTDREALEEGIGRLAEGVTGVQGTAIGEAINTSLGAVKGLDSQAATETPPARIILLSDGANTSGMDPMEAAADAVAAEVPVHAISFGTPSGFVDRGGRPIQVPVDGQTLKAVADETGGMFHEASTTDELRAVYDDIGSSVGYRTERQDVSARFIGLGLVFAMGAAAGSMRWFSRLP encoded by the coding sequence GTGATCTGGCAGTCGCCGCTGCGACTCTGGCTGCTGCTCGGCGTGCTCGCCCTGGTCGTCGCGTACCTGCTGATGCAGCGCCGACGCAGCCGGTACGCGGTCCGCTTCACCAACCTGCGACTGCTGGATCGGGTGGCTCCGGAGCGGCCGGCGTGGCGCCGACACGTCCCCGCCGGGCTGTTCCTGGCCATGTTGGCGCTGCTCGTGGTCGGCTTCGCCCGGCCGACCGCCGAGGTCCAGGTGCCCCGGGAACGCGCCACGGTGATGGTGGCGGTGGACGTGTCCACCTCCATGCTCGCCACCGACGTCGACCCGGACCGGCTGACCGCGGCGAAGCAGGCGGCGCGGCGCTTCGTCGACGGCCTGCCCGAGGAGTTCAACGTCGGTCTGGTCGCGTTCGCCGGCAGCGCGGCCGTGCTGGTGCCGCCCGGCACCGACCGGGAGGCCCTCGAGGAGGGGATCGGTCGGCTCGCCGAGGGGGTGACCGGGGTGCAGGGCACCGCGATCGGCGAGGCCATCAACACCTCGCTCGGTGCGGTCAAGGGCCTGGACAGCCAGGCTGCCACGGAGACCCCGCCGGCGCGGATCATCCTGCTCTCCGACGGGGCGAACACCTCCGGGATGGACCCGATGGAGGCGGCGGCGGACGCGGTGGCGGCGGAGGTGCCGGTGCACGCCATCTCGTTCGGCACCCCGTCCGGGTTCGTGGACCGCGGCGGGCGGCCGATCCAGGTGCCGGTCGACGGGCAGACCCTCAAGGCGGTCGCCGACGAGACCGGCGGGATGTTCCACGAGGCCAGCACCACCGACGAACTGCGTGCCGTCTACGACGACATCGGCAGTTCGGTCGGCTACCGCACCGAACGGCAGGACGTCTCGGCCCGGTTCATCGGCCTCGGACTGGTCTTCGCGATGGGTGCCGCCGCCGGCTCGATGCGCTGGTTCTCCCGGCTTCCCTGA
- a CDS encoding S1C family serine protease: MAVQTGLGEPRGPWFISPELDPDGRGFWDPSGNGRDPGGRRPGRLLAALAVVALSAVSGAVAGGVVAGRDGAPGEAAASAAPVPAELVTAAERTVPGVVSVLAGGANGSSATGSGFAVDDEQHLITNDHILAKGGGGPVTVELPDGRRYAAEVVGREPRSDLAVLKVPASAGLAPLPLAKPGATRVGEPVLAVGSPLGLSGTVTAGIVSALDRQVRLGNNRHSAVQTDASINPGNSGGPLVNARGEVVGVNTAIATIDGNGSIGIGFAIPIEQVQQTADTIIGKGG; this comes from the coding sequence ATGGCAGTGCAGACCGGACTGGGCGAACCGCGCGGTCCCTGGTTCATCTCGCCGGAACTCGACCCGGACGGCCGCGGGTTCTGGGACCCGTCCGGCAACGGGCGGGATCCCGGCGGGCGTCGACCGGGCCGACTGCTCGCCGCGCTGGCGGTGGTGGCGCTCTCCGCCGTCTCGGGCGCGGTGGCCGGTGGCGTGGTGGCCGGGCGGGACGGCGCTCCCGGCGAGGCGGCGGCGTCCGCAGCCCCGGTGCCGGCGGAGTTGGTCACCGCCGCCGAGCGGACCGTACCCGGCGTGGTGTCGGTGCTCGCCGGCGGCGCGAACGGCTCGTCGGCGACCGGTTCGGGCTTTGCCGTCGACGACGAGCAGCACCTCATCACCAACGACCACATCCTGGCCAAGGGGGGCGGCGGACCGGTGACGGTGGAGCTGCCCGACGGTCGCCGGTACGCCGCCGAGGTGGTCGGCCGGGAACCGCGTAGCGACCTGGCGGTGCTGAAGGTGCCGGCGTCGGCCGGGCTCGCCCCGTTACCGCTGGCCAAGCCGGGTGCCACGCGGGTCGGTGAGCCGGTGCTCGCGGTGGGCTCGCCACTGGGTCTGTCCGGGACGGTGACCGCGGGAATCGTCAGCGCGTTGGACCGTCAGGTGCGGTTGGGCAACAACCGGCACAGCGCGGTGCAGACCGACGCGTCGATCAATCCCGGCAACTCGGGCGGGCCGTTGGTGAACGCCCGCGGGGAGGTGGTCGGGGTGAACACCGCGATCGCCACCATCGACGGAAATGGATCGATCGGTATCGGCTTCGCCATCCCGATCGAGCAGGTGCAGCAAACCGCCGACACGATCATCGGCAAGGGCGGCTGA
- the arfB gene encoding alternative ribosome rescue aminoacyl-tRNA hydrolase ArfB — MDDGLRVTDRWVVPAGELRERFSRSSGPGGQGVNTADSRVELSYDLANSPAVPESVRSRALARLANRLVDGVLTIAASEHRAQLANREAARERMAALLREAAAPPPPPRRATRPSRGAKERRLAEKKRQSQRKRDRRVDGD, encoded by the coding sequence GTGGACGACGGACTGCGGGTGACCGACCGGTGGGTCGTCCCTGCCGGGGAGCTGCGGGAGCGCTTCTCCCGCTCGTCGGGGCCCGGTGGGCAGGGCGTGAACACCGCCGACTCGCGGGTCGAGCTGAGCTACGACCTGGCCAACTCGCCGGCCGTGCCCGAGTCGGTCCGGTCCCGGGCGTTGGCCCGGCTGGCCAACCGCCTGGTGGACGGGGTGCTGACGATCGCCGCCAGTGAGCACCGGGCGCAGCTTGCCAACCGGGAGGCGGCCCGCGAGCGGATGGCCGCGCTGCTGCGCGAGGCCGCGGCGCCCCCGCCTCCACCGCGCCGGGCGACGCGCCCGTCCCGAGGGGCCAAGGAGCGCCGGCTGGCCGAGAAGAAGCGCCAGTCCCAGCGCAAGCGCGACCGCCGCGTCGACGGCGACTAG